ggagGGAGAGCAACTCAGTCTAAACACTAATGTGCTCAGACCATGAAATCCACAATTCCCCCACCCTGCACTGGTCCCATTTTGAGTTTCAGATCAGCCTCAAAGAGAGAGCGAGCATCACCCTGTTGTGATTACCTTACTGCCGTTGCTCTATCGGGCTGGaagacaccccccgcccccaaacaACCCCCCAGCACTGTTACACCCACCATCTTCCAACACCACCGAGTGTCTTAGGCCTCCCAACTATGGCCGTAGCATTCCTCCCACCGCACCGCCATGTATCTTCTCCCCAGAACTGTATCCCATCCCAATTTAAGGGCCAAGGCTTGCAAGCTGTAAGATACAGCTAGTGTTATTTTACTGTaactatctatctatctacctttTTTTCAGGCCTGTTTCTCTCGGAAGCAGCCTGGATGCATGtgtgaggggatgggggagaggacgACAGGGGCCTTTGGCCTCAGCACAGTCTGTCTGTTCTAGCAACGTCTCTGGCTCGCTGAGAGGCTCAGGTCATGAGGTTAGAGGGCTgatgctgcttctctcccaggtatttttttccttaaactctCTGACTTCCCATTTATGCCCGTTAATTTGTTTGTAGGAGGGAGATTTGTCGGTTCCCCCATTCATGCACATATGCTCACAACTGTCAGCCACCTCGCTGGGAACAGAAATCCCATCATTAAAAATCTTACCCAACCCAGAGCATGGCAATGTTTGTCTTCTAAAAAAGACGACATTAACTcctacattattattatttacttgcCTCAAAAGGAAGGTGGGAGATGGGGGATTTCTAGTGGTTCCTGGCTTTGCCATCAGGCAGTTGCAGCTTTTAtcatgtattgatttttttccttccaattccTCACACTCACACAccgtaacacacacacacagacgcgTGAGGCCATTCCACAGCAGCACGAGCTACAGCTCCCCGCCAGCAAGAAGCCAGCCAGGCATTCGTTACCGCACCACCATGCACTCTTCCTCAGACTGACCGGACACCTCCAACACGTAGGATACTCTGACAAAAAGCTCTAATCACTCTATGACTCTGGCCATAAGGGGTATTTAATAGCACTTGGTTTCAGATAACACTTAACGGTTACAATTGTTGACATTTGGCACTGTCTACATTACAACAGCATCGGGGACTTGGTCACAAGGTTAAAAGTCGGTGTCCCTGTAACCGTTTAAAACCAGGGGCAGTCCAGCTACCCTACGCCGTGCAGCCATGGTGTCGTGAAGGGTACCTCTGCGCTGCCCAGTGCGACCCAGTGCAGTGAGCCTGGAGACACGGCTtggctgctgggagcagcggagttgctgctctgctcccacagcGAAAATCAGCTTTCCCAGAGCCCTGCCGCTCCCAGCAGACGAGCCAGCTCACCTCTCACTGAACCGTGCCCGCACACCATGGACAAAACCCTCTGGGGCCTTGTAGCTGTACTTGGGCCCTTACGGACAGAATTACATTTTCTGGGGTACAGAAGATGCATCAAGTGAAATACTAACCCCCTCATGATCACACTAACTCATCAGATTTACTTTTAATATAATCACagtattaaatgttaaaaaaaaaaaaaacaaaaacaaaaaacaaaacaacaaaccaacccataCTTGTTGATATCAATACGTTATTAAATTAAGCAACCGCTCATACATCATCAGCAGATGATGTCCCTACTGTGAAATTGCagggttaaaaaacaaaaaaagaataaaagcatcaCTAGACTGAGTTATGCTCCCTGCTATATAGGTTTTAACACCAATCATACCTGAGAGCACAGTTTTAAAAGGGCCTTTGGCAGCTGTCAGCAAGTGAGTCTGCTTGGTCACAGAGACTGGTGCAAGAAAGACTCTGGTTCTCCCAGGATTTTGTTCACTTGCttaccaccaaaaccaaaaaaaacctgcaaattcaaagaaactttaaaatttAGTGTTTTTAATCCCACACAATTTTCTGTAAGCCTCCTAAAATCTACaggcatcattttaaaaaataaaaatatccccaGACTGAACAGTGTGGATTTTAACTCAAATTTGAACTAGTTACCGCATCCTTACGTTACTGAGCAATCAGAGGTGCAGATGTCCTGGCTTCTCTCCTGAACTGTCTCATACCACAGATAGAAAAGGTGATGGAACCATCCCATCTTAAATTTCAAATTCTGATCTCCAGAGTTTCCTACAGTCATAGACAGGTTACTTGCGGTAACATAACACGTTTTCAGACAGCCAGACatgtttatatcttttttttttttttgtaagcctGCAAACAAGTTTCAacgttagcaaaaaaaaaattgtgccgTTCGTCTTTCAATAAAGGATTTCAGATAGTGCAACATGATCGACTACGCAAACAGGCACCTACAGTTCACCAAAACCTTTGTGCCCTTTATTTGCCTGTCCTACATCTAATACAGGCCCAAGAGGGTTCCCccttaaatgactttttttttctcctgcttggttttttttttccttttataaaaacTGGGAATGTCAAGCCTCATTTTTGTTTTACGCAGGAACTTCTATCTGACTGAGACATGTATTGGGTGCTCTCAGACCTCACAGAATTGAATACAGAGTTGACTCCTTAGTAGCAAACTTTTCACCAAGTattaactgtgattttttttgttgtgtatAAAACCCACTTCAATTCTTGATCAGGATTTGCTTCCTTGGCAGCTGGCTTCCTGGGAAGCTTCTATCCTCAAATAGAGAATCAATAGGAATGCATCCAAACTcaaatttatgaaataaaaagcaaacaggacaaaaaaaaaaaatatatagaaccAACCTTTCAGTCTCTCATACAGCACAAAGaaccccccttccccctcccaccttGCAGGACATGTATAAAGAGACAGAGGAGGTGCAGGAGGCTGGGGTCTGAGAAACTGAAACGGGTTGGGACCATCACCTTCCAGCTCTTGATAGCAGAGGGAACCAGCCCTTCCTGGGCCATAAAAACTAGGATACCGCACAAGTTTAGAAATCCATCAGTGAACAAGGCTTTACTGACAACTTTTcatacagttaaaaaataaaaatacagaacaacAGCGGACAGTGTCACATATTAAAAACGAATAAAATGGGCTCTATTTAAATggtattaaaattaattagaaactAAAAATCTTACCACTTTGGTCGAGGTGTTTTGAGCCTCCACCAAAATGATCGGCCTTAAAAACAACTGGGTTGTGTGACACACAAAGAAAACATGGAATTTGAAAAGACAGTGTGGGCTAGGCAGTGTCTTTGACTATAACTATCACCATATGTTCTTCTTCTAACTTTCCCAATGTCCTTAGTGCTGACTGGAGGTACTGCTGAGAGAATTCACAAGGAGGGAACGCGTAAAGCATGCCTGTGCTGTCTCTGCCCTTCGCCCCTCCCACGGGCAGGCTGATAACCCCAGCAGCCTGCTTCTGTTTCAAGTAGGAGACCAGATTCCTGAGAAGCCGTCGCTGCAAGCCAGGCTCTACAACAGGGAAggtcccctcagcccctgcccctgccggGGTGGATTGGGTCGCCAGGAGCACAGCGTAGCCGTTGGGGCTGCCTTGTTTGATACGGCGAGTTACTTCATCCAGCTTGGGCTGGTCGAGCCGAAGTCTCTGAGCAATTTTGAGCTGCGTTAACTTCCCGCCGGACGAATGGTCTTTAAGGAGTCCGTTGATGACACCGAGGTCTCCCTCCAGGATGTGCATAGAGGTGGGGAAGCAGCTGTTTTTTAGCACAAGAAGCCCGTTCCAAGCAAGTTGCAGTGTCTGAGCATATTCCGATAAATTCTTTAACTTTTTGGTCTCGGATTTTGGCTCCTCGTGAGTTTTTGATTCTGATTCACCAGTTCGATGATTGCGTTCGCTGTCCCTTTTTTTAGGCTGGGGAGCATCGGATGCCTCACGATGTGGTTTCTCCTCAGTCGCATGACGATTGTTCTGAAGGGAGTTACTCTGCTCTTTCTCGGCTCCGGATTCTGTAGTGTGATTCTCCTTGCGAGCCCTGTCTGGGCTGCGGTCTAAAGCTGGCCCACTGGCCTTTGTCCTGCTTCTGTCCTCGTAAGGCGAGTGAGTAGTCCTCCCGCGGTCACTGGAAAGACTCCGGCGTTTCCGTCTCTCTTCCCATGGTTTGGGCACGCTGCGATCGCTGTCGCTGCCCCAGCGCTCTCCGCTCCGGCTACGCACCGATCGGCTGTAGCTTTCCAAGTTGTTTCTGCGTTCAGCGTTTTTGGCAGGGCTGGCCCAGTCTGCCTCTGCAAAGCTCCTGTCTCTGTCCGAGTACAGGAGATGTGGAGGAGTCCTATCTCGCACCCTCAAGTCTTGCTCTAGGCTTCTGTGTCTGCTGTACCCATCAGCTAGCAGTTCATAGTGCACGGGGAGCGGTGCAGGCTGGTACTGCTGCGGGTATCTTGTCTCTTCGGCTTTGGCAAAATCCACTCGGAGTCTCCTCTCCGGTCCGCCCAAAGGAAAGCCCCTCATCTGCGCGCAGGCAGCCTGGGCAGCATCCAAGCTTTCGTACTGGATATAAGCGAAGCTGTCTCCCTTCACGTAGTCAATAGTCCTGATGCTGCCAAAGCGGTCGAACTCCCTCGCCAGAGCAGCCAAGGAAGTACTTGGACCAAGACCACCCACCCACAGCCTGGTAGTAGGGTTGGCTTTCCCGTAGCCAATTTTGATAGGGTTCCTGCCGACAACGCGGCCCGACATGGCGACCTTGGCCCGATGCGCCATGTCCAAGTTTTGGAACTTGAGGAAAGCATAAGCCCCGCCTTGGCCCCGGGCAGGGCGCTTGATCACCACTTCTTCGATGATGCCGTACTTCTCAAAGGCACGTCTCAGCTCCACCTCCGAGACGTTGTGGTCCAGGTTGCCGATGAAGAGGTTGCGGGTCGCTCTCTGATCGTCCTCCGGCATCAGGTCTTCCTCAGCCACGATGGGGTAACTGTAAGGGCGGCCGCGCTCGTCATACAGCCCATAGTAATCCAGGGCCCTCTCCCGCTCCCGGGAGAGCCCGATGGCGGCCGCTTCCAAAGCGAAGGCGGCGGCCGCAGCGTGAGCGTGCCTGGGCCGCGGCTCCCGCAGCAAGGGGCTGGTGACAGGAGAGAGCGATCTCTGCTTGTACTGGTAGGTGCTGTGGATGGGCGGCAGGTACCCCAGGGGCTCCGgagagggggcggggggcggcgtgCGGCTCCTCCGGCCCCCGCGCAGATACACTGGCTCCACCTTGAGGGGCCGATCGTAGAGGAGCAGCTGCCGAGCCCGGGCGTGCCGGCGGGCGTCGCGGGCGTCCCCGGGGTGTCGAAAGTTGACGTAGGCGACGCGGCCGAGCTCGGGCGTGTGGGAGAGTTTGACACTGATGTCCCCGGCGCCCCCCCCCGCGAAGCGCTGGAAGAGGCGGAACAGGCCGTCCTCCAGCAGCTGGTCGGGCAGGGCCGCGCTCAGCCCGCTCACCAGCAGCGTCTTGTACTCACAGGAGCCGGGCGGCTCCCCGGCCAGGCCCGCCGAGCCCCCCAGCGGCGCCAGCAGCAGCGAgggcgcggcgcccggcggcggcccggccaGCAGCAGCGAGGGGGCCACCACGGCGCCCGGCAGGGCCTTGGCCTTGGGCACGCCGAGCGCCCGGGacgacgaggaggaggaggaggaggacgaggggGCGGCCTGGCTGCCGCCGCGGGCGCCCGAGGCCgagccgctccccgccgggcggtGGTTCgagtcgccgccgccgccgccgccgccgccgccggcgcgctCATCGCCGCGgtggctgcgggagctggagccgccgccgccgccgctgccgccggtggtgccgccgcctccgccgccgccgccgccgggcgtgGACTTGTCCCGGCTGCTGCGGGAGGCGCCCGAGCTCCGGTGCGGGCCGCGCCGGCTGCTGCTCTCGCGTTCGCGTTCGCGGGGCCGCttggcggcagcggcgcggcctcccccagcccccggcgGGCTGGAGTCCCGTTCGCTGCCCCGCTTCATGGCGCCGGGGCCCGCGGCTCAGGAGACGCCTCCggcggccgccgccatcttggacAAAAGGGAACGAAggcggctccggccgccgcgccgcgcgggcTCTACGTCATCGCCCCGCGTCCCGCCGCATGGCGGCGTCAGGGGCGCGATGGCGCCGCACGGCGACGTGACGCAAGAGCGGCTCCCGCCTCCGGGACCGCCAGCCGCACGTGACGGCGGGCGGCCAATCACGAAGGGCGGCAGCGCGCGCCCGGCAAACCCCCGCCCCCTGCGGAGTGGAGGCGGTGCGCGCGCGCGAGTGGGAAGGACGCCCTGGGCGCGcgcggggccgctcccgccggagaggcgggcggggggaggggcggggcgaggggaggtttggggggtggggagggtgtgTGTGCCCCGCAATCACGTCACACGGCACGTGTCCGCCCGGTAGAGACCGTTGTACTTTAATGAACGTCCCGTACAGCGCGCGCCGCCTCAGCTACCGCCGCCGGGGGCGCGCGCCTCGGCCGCctcagcgcccggcccggcccggcccggcccggcccggccgcccctcagAGGTCTGCGCGGGCGCCGGCGGCCCGCGGCGCGTACTTGGGCATCAGTTCGTGGATCCTGCGGATGAAGTCGGACTTCTCGGCGCAGCCCTTGCACGCCTCGCCCCAGTCGTCGAGGATCCGCCGCAGCTCCTTGACGCGCAGCTTGCGCAGGTCGGCGGTGCTCAGGTCGATCTGCTTGTCTGCGGGGAGAGCAGAGCCGCGCtcagcggggcggcgcggcccggcccggcccggcccggcccctgccTCCGCCCGGGGGGGCCGCCGCGGCCACCGCGGAGGAGGCCGGTGCGTTTGTGTGCGGAGACGGCGAGGAGAGGAGCCCGGCGGCGAGGGGTCCGACGGCGGCTGCTGCGGAGAGCGGTACGGCAGGCGAGGAAGCCAAAATgcaagagggagagaggtgccgggcTCCCGGGGGGTGGAAGGAACGTCTAGGTTAGGCCTTTGACAGCAGATAAGGTTTTTAACGCTAAAAGTCATTATTAGAAGCCAGACAGTGTGGTTGCAGCTTAGAGGTAGGAGTTCCACAATCGCCCTGAAAGCCCCTTTATTATATGAGCAGCAGTACTTTAATTCTCTCTTCCACTGCATAAATAAAAGGTAGCAGAGCGATTTCAGAGGAAAGATAAGCAagtgacaacaacaaaaagctttttagGAAGCAACAGGACATTAGTACgagaaatgagaagcagaaagacCCACAATCCAAGGGGTGTCTCTGGGGAACGTAAGGGCAGAGATACAGGAAAGCAGTCAGAAGGAGGTATTTCCAAGACTGTTCTTCATATTAGTCTTTTCAGGAAGAGTACGTCATCTAGGGACGCGAGAGTTCAGGCAAGGTGGTAAGAAACAGAGTGCTGAACGCTCTGAGCAGACACCAGAGGAGGTGAGAAAGAAGTGTTTATCTGCTGGCAAACATGAGTGGCTAGGACTACAGAGCTTAGCTAAGGGCTCGAACCCAGGCCGTAGGACACgcctggctgctccccaggacaAGCCTTACTGCATGCTCTTCTAAATATGATATTCCAAACAGTGATTTGAGCGCAGTAGTGCTGATATGCCTGGGAGTTACTTATTTCAAGGCAGATCAGCGGCTCTGCAGAAGCTAAAAACAGTTAGTAGCCAACAATCTTACCTGAGCATCTCCATAAAACTCTCTAGGATGTTCATGGAGAGCAACCCAGGTTGTGCAACCTAATTAGGCTCGCGATCTTGCCACAGAACTTAGGACTGAGTAGTTTCAGCATGCTGTTTTACCCCAAGTGATCCACACCCCAGAAAAGCAGGGGAATTCCCCTTATGCTGGCAACTCACCGTATTTTAGTTCACAGATCTGACTGTCTTTCTTCTTTAGTTTCTCACAGATCTTGTCCACGGGGATGTGATGACTCATGGGCTTTGATACCTCGTTAATGATTTTGGTGGCTGCATCACTTGTGGCCCCAACATAATAGCActagagggaagaaaagaatgagGTGGGGATGCATGGAAGAACGCTTCTAGAAGGAAACTTTTCTATCCATCCTCTCCTCACTTGGTTTTGCAGCTAGAGGTTTACTGTTACAGAACCTTTCCAAGTGACCGCTACGGACAGGCAAAAGGAGGTCTGAGCCCAGGGTACTGAGCAGACGTTTCCCATCACACTGCTTTTAAAGCTGTTGAGGCTGGTTGTCTTTCTTGTTTctcaacttcttaaaaaaattgaattggattaaaaataaagtcGTCTTCATTCAAGAAGAAAGACTTTCTGAAGTGTTTCCCCTCTGCATTTGTGGTGGTATCcctctgcagttttcttcttagGAGAGTTCAGGGCCTTTTCCTTGGGGCTCTTCATTTGTGGGTTGCCTTCTGTTTTTAGTTAGGGCAATTTGGTTTTCCTTTATTTAGTTTTCAGCTAAACAGCCAAAGagctaaatattttaacagcttatATAACACCCTGAGTACAGTTTAAGGGACAAGGAAGTCATACAGCAAAGAAACGCTTTGTAATCCCCAGCACTTCAGTAACAGGGAGAAACAAGGTCAGCCAGTAAGATGTCTGTTGacagactggggttttttttttatttatttattttttttttaaggtgaagagGTCAAACTCCTCAAGTCTTCTCTTATAAAAAATACAGGACCAATTGTGGCCAGAGAGCTAGGAAGAACAGCCCCTGGGAAGCCCATGTCATATAAACTCAGAAGCCCTAGTTTACCCTCATTTGCCAAGTATTCTACAACTTACTCCCTCAAGAGGCAAGTATCATTGACTACTGCTACTTACCAGGCGGTTctctttgccttttgcttctttgCAGGATTTCAGGAGCTCCTTTTCAATACTGGCAGGTGTGAACTCAACATCGTTGTCCTTTAGACTCTGGTAGAACCTTCCCAGGAACGTAACACACACTGGAAGGGAAGATGGATGGAGTTACCTGCCACTGCAGTAATCTCGTGGCAGCTCTTAGAGGGCACTTGTAGGGAAACAGAATAA
This sequence is a window from Mycteria americana isolate JAX WOST 10 ecotype Jacksonville Zoo and Gardens chromosome 11, USCA_MyAme_1.0, whole genome shotgun sequence. Protein-coding genes within it:
- the RBM15B gene encoding putative RNA-binding protein 15B yields the protein MKRGSERDSSPPGAGGGRAAAAKRPRERERESSSRRGPHRSSGASRSSRDKSTPGGGGGGGGGTTGGSGGGGGSSSRSHRGDERAGGGGGGGGGDSNHRPAGSGSASGARGGSQAAPSSSSSSSSSSRALGVPKAKALPGAVVAPSLLLAGPPPGAAPSLLLAPLGGSAGLAGEPPGSCEYKTLLVSGLSAALPDQLLEDGLFRLFQRFAGGGAGDISVKLSHTPELGRVAYVNFRHPGDARDARRHARARQLLLYDRPLKVEPVYLRGGRRSRTPPPAPSPEPLGYLPPIHSTYQYKQRSLSPVTSPLLREPRPRHAHAAAAAFALEAAAIGLSRERERALDYYGLYDERGRPYSYPIVAEEDLMPEDDQRATRNLFIGNLDHNVSEVELRRAFEKYGIIEEVVIKRPARGQGGAYAFLKFQNLDMAHRAKVAMSGRVVGRNPIKIGYGKANPTTRLWVGGLGPSTSLAALAREFDRFGSIRTIDYVKGDSFAYIQYESLDAAQAACAQMRGFPLGGPERRLRVDFAKAEETRYPQQYQPAPLPVHYELLADGYSRHRSLEQDLRVRDRTPPHLLYSDRDRSFAEADWASPAKNAERRNNLESYSRSVRSRSGERWGSDSDRSVPKPWEERRKRRSLSSDRGRTTHSPYEDRSRTKASGPALDRSPDRARKENHTTESGAEKEQSNSLQNNRHATEEKPHREASDAPQPKKRDSERNHRTGESESKTHEEPKSETKKLKNLSEYAQTLQLAWNGLLVLKNSCFPTSMHILEGDLGVINGLLKDHSSGGKLTQLKIAQRLRLDQPKLDEVTRRIKQGSPNGYAVLLATQSTPAGAGAEGTFPVVEPGLQRRLLRNLVSYLKQKQAAGVISLPVGGAKGRDSTGMLYAFPPCEFSQQYLQSALRTLGKLEEEHMVIVIVKDTA
- the MANF gene encoding mesencephalic astrocyte-derived neurotrophic factor; protein product: MRAAHGLWAALALLLLPAGSRALRDGECEVCVTFLGRFYQSLKDNDVEFTPASIEKELLKSCKEAKGKENRLCYYVGATSDAATKIINEVSKPMSHHIPVDKICEKLKKKDSQICELKYDKQIDLSTADLRKLRVKELRRILDDWGEACKGCAEKSDFIRRIHELMPKYAPRAAGARADL